The genomic segment TTATAAACCTGCCCCCACATTAGGTGAACATAGTGATAAAATATTAAAACAAATTGGTTATTCAAAAAAAGAAATCGAAAAATTAAAATCACAGAAAGTTGTTTAGGGAACAAAATCAGATATTATCTTCAGTTGTTTTAGATACCGAAGTTTTGTAATTTTACACACATTTTTAATAAAAACAAGGTTCAAAATTGCTATATAGTTTTTCATATTATAAACCGAAATCCGAAATTGAAATTATTGAGACTTTAAAATCTTTTGGAGACGATGCCAAAATATTAGCCGGCGGAACTGATTTGTTAGTTTATATGAAGCAACAAATTGCAGATCCGAAAGTATTGGTCGACATTAAAGGTGTACCTGATTTTTCTAAAATTGAGATCGACAGTTCAGGCAATCTCATTATCGGGGCTGCTGTAACTTGCAACGACGTAGTAGAGAATCAATACATCCGAAATCATTATCCGATATTAGCGACTGCTGCAAAAACAATCGGGTCGTATCAAATTCGCAATCGCGCAACAGTTGTCGGAAATATTTGTAATGCCTCGCCCGCGGCTGATATGGCGGGTGCACTTCTCGTCTTGGATTCATCAGTTATTATTGCAACCGAAAAAGGAAACCGCGAAATCCCCATCAAACAATTTTTTGTTGGTGTTAAAAAAACATCGCTGCAACAAAATGAATTCGTGAAAGCAATCAGAGTGCGTGCTGAATACAAAGATGCCGAAGCAGGTTACTTAAAAGCAAGCCGCATCAAAGGGCACGACCTTGGTACTTGCAACGTAGCCCTTAGTCGCGGCAAAAATGGAACAGTCAAAATTGCAATTGGCTCGTGCAACATTACACCGGTTTTGCTCCCCGATTTCGACAGCACAAATATTGATTTGGCAAACATATTAACGACAGCGATGAAAAATATAAAGCCGATCGATGATTTAAGAGGTTCAAAAGAATATCGAAAACATCTCGTCCAAGTTTTTATCAAACGATTATTAAACGGAAAGGGACATAGCCATTAAGACGATAGCAGTAACAATCAATGATAGAAAATACAGTAAAAGTGTTTCAGAAAATAGAACATTATTAGAATTTCTTCGCGAGGATTTATATTTATTAGGTGTAAAAGAAGGATGCGGAGAAGGCGAGTGCGGCGCTTGCACAGTTCTAATGAATGGAAAAACGGTAAACTCCTGCTTGGTTTTAGCAGTTGAAGCCGACAGAACAGTGATTCGCACAATCGAGGGAGAATCGAAGGACGGGAAATTAAATCCACTCCAGGAATCTTTTAAAAAACATCACGCTACGCAATGCGGATTTTGCACTCCGGGTGTTATAATGTCTGCAACATCACTTTTAGAACGGAATCAAAACCCGGCTGAAGCGGAAATCAAAGAAGCGATTGAAGGAAACTTTTGCAGATGCACCGGTTACCGGCAAATTATTGATGCTATAGCTGAAGCCGCAACGCTTCTTGAGAGCGAGGTAAAAAAATGAGTTCGAAAAAAGAATTTAAATATATCGGGAAAGGTGTTCCCCGGATTGATGCGGATGAAAAAGTAACCGGACAAGCACGCTATGTTTCTGATATTTCGATGCCCGGGATGCTTCATGCAAAAATGTTAACATCATCAGTGGCTCACGCAAAAA from the Bacteroidota bacterium genome contains:
- a CDS encoding xanthine dehydrogenase family protein subunit M: MLYSFSYYKPKSEIEIIETLKSFGDDAKILAGGTDLLVYMKQQIADPKVLVDIKGVPDFSKIEIDSSGNLIIGAAVTCNDVVENQYIRNHYPILATAAKTIGSYQIRNRATVVGNICNASPAADMAGALLVLDSSVIIATEKGNREIPIKQFFVGVKKTSLQQNEFVKAIRVRAEYKDAEAGYLKASRIKGHDLGTCNVALSRGKNGTVKIAIGSCNITPVLLPDFDSTNIDLANILTTAMKNIKPIDDLRGSKEYRKHLVQVFIKRLLNGKGHSH
- a CDS encoding (2Fe-2S)-binding protein; the protein is MAVTINDRKYSKSVSENRTLLEFLREDLYLLGVKEGCGEGECGACTVLMNGKTVNSCLVLAVEADRTVIRTIEGESKDGKLNPLQESFKKHHATQCGFCTPGVIMSATSLLERNQNPAEAEIKEAIEGNFCRCTGYRQIIDAIAEAATLLESEVKK